A genomic segment from Actinoplanes sichuanensis encodes:
- a CDS encoding SigE family RNA polymerase sigma factor, translating to MSDREAEFREFVAARTEPLRGLAYLTCGDWQVAEDAVLAALSRLYVKWNRVDNPAAYARSAVVRAAIDETRRPWWRREQSRSHSMPDSALPDDATGAVDERLRVRQALDGLPARQRAVLVLRFLEGLSVQETAAALKCPQGTVKVYTARGLDALRQILGTEMEAGHGTAV from the coding sequence GTGAGCGATCGAGAAGCCGAGTTCCGGGAGTTCGTCGCCGCGCGCACCGAACCGTTGCGCGGGCTGGCGTATCTCACGTGCGGTGACTGGCAGGTGGCCGAGGATGCGGTGCTGGCCGCTCTCAGCAGGCTTTACGTGAAGTGGAATCGGGTGGACAACCCGGCGGCGTATGCCCGGTCCGCGGTGGTGCGGGCCGCGATCGACGAGACCCGCCGCCCGTGGTGGCGGCGGGAGCAGTCGCGCAGCCATTCGATGCCCGATTCCGCGCTGCCCGACGACGCCACGGGGGCGGTCGACGAGCGGCTCCGGGTTCGGCAGGCCCTCGACGGTCTGCCGGCCCGGCAGCGGGCGGTGCTGGTGCTGCGCTTCCTGGAGGGGCTCAGCGTGCAGGAGACCGCCGCGGCCCTGAAGTGCCCGCAGGGAACCGTGAAGGTGTACACCGCGCGTGGCCTCGACGCGCTCCGCCAGATTCTCGGCACCGAGATGGAGGCCGGTCATGGAACAGCTGTCTGA
- a CDS encoding SigE family RNA polymerase sigma factor, which produces MSDREAGFREFVAARMEPLRGLAYLTCGDWQVAEDAVLSALAKLYVKWNRVDNPEAYARTAVVRAAIDETRRPWWRREQARSHAMPDSALPDDATGAVDERLRLRQALDGLPARQRAVLVLRFLEGLSVQQTAAALKCPEGTVKVYTSRGLDALRQILGHELEARHEAAV; this is translated from the coding sequence GTGAGCGATAGAGAGGCCGGATTCCGCGAGTTCGTCGCCGCGCGGATGGAGCCGTTACGGGGGCTCGCCTATCTGACCTGCGGCGACTGGCAGGTGGCCGAGGACGCGGTGCTGTCCGCCCTGGCCAAGCTGTACGTGAAGTGGAACCGGGTGGACAACCCCGAGGCGTACGCCCGGACCGCGGTGGTGCGCGCCGCCATCGACGAGACCCGCCGCCCCTGGTGGCGGCGTGAGCAGGCCCGCAGTCACGCCATGCCCGATTCGGCGTTGCCCGACGACGCCACCGGTGCGGTCGACGAGCGGCTGCGGCTGCGACAGGCCCTCGACGGCCTACCGGCCCGGCAGCGGGCGGTGCTGGTGTTGCGCTTCCTGGAGGGGCTCAGCGTGCAGCAGACCGCCGCGGCCCTGAAGTGCCCGGAAGGCACCGTGAAGGTCTACACCTCGCGCGGCCTCGACGCGCTCCGCCAGATTCTCGGCCACGAGCTGGAGGCCCGTCATGAAGCCGCTGTCTGA
- the mqnP gene encoding menaquinone biosynthesis prenyltransferase MqnP, with amino-acid sequence MRAVTAVASPQPGKIKSFLRLVMIEHSIFALPFAYLSSLVAVLKSGDTVGAHWLDLVLVTIAMVAGRTFAMAANRILDRKIDALNPRTQNRELVTGAVSVRTAWTGAIVSLVILVVAAGLLNPLCLVLSPLAVIPLVVYPYAKRFTNFPHYVLALAQAVAPVGAWLAITGTFAGSGPAWVLGVAVGLWIGGFDIIYACQDVEVDRKIGVHSTPARFGVRTALHISTVTHVLCFALFVWFGQLAGFTWSWWVGLLVTGAGLVYQHVVVTENDLSKVNRAFFTANGFIAIALFVFALIDLYLV; translated from the coding sequence ATACGGGCTGTGACAGCTGTGGCTTCGCCGCAACCGGGCAAGATCAAATCGTTCCTGCGGCTGGTGATGATCGAACACTCGATCTTCGCGCTGCCGTTCGCCTACCTGTCGTCGCTGGTCGCCGTGCTGAAAAGCGGCGACACGGTCGGTGCGCACTGGCTCGATCTGGTGCTCGTCACGATCGCGATGGTCGCCGGGCGTACCTTCGCCATGGCGGCCAACCGGATCCTCGACCGCAAGATCGACGCCCTGAACCCGCGGACGCAGAACCGGGAGCTGGTCACCGGCGCGGTCAGCGTCCGTACCGCCTGGACCGGCGCGATCGTCTCGCTGGTGATCCTGGTCGTCGCGGCCGGCCTGCTCAACCCGCTCTGCCTGGTCCTGTCCCCGCTCGCGGTGATCCCGCTGGTCGTCTATCCGTACGCGAAGCGGTTCACGAACTTCCCGCACTACGTGCTCGCGCTGGCTCAGGCGGTCGCCCCGGTCGGCGCCTGGCTGGCGATCACCGGCACCTTCGCCGGCTCCGGGCCGGCCTGGGTGCTCGGCGTCGCGGTGGGCCTGTGGATCGGTGGCTTCGACATCATCTACGCCTGCCAGGACGTCGAGGTGGACCGGAAGATCGGGGTGCACTCCACCCCGGCCCGGTTCGGGGTGCGGACCGCGCTGCACATCTCCACGGTCACCCACGTGCTGTGCTTCGCGCTGTTCGTCTGGTTCGGTCAGCTGGCCGGTTTCACCTGGTCCTGGTGGGTGGGCCTGCTGGTCACCGGGGCCGGCCTGGTCTACCAGCACGTCGTGGTGACCGAGAACGATCTCTCCAAGGTCAACCGGGCGTTCTTCACCGCGAACGGGTTCATCGCCATCGCCCTGTTCGTGTTCGCCCTGATCGATCTGTACCTGGTGTAA
- a CDS encoding menaquinone biosynthesis decarboxylase, whose translation MAPRGFPYADLQSFIAALEAAGELRRVTVPVDPTLEISEIVTRTVRAGGPALLFERPTRGDMPLVINLFGTEKRMAMALGVDRLDEVGERIGALAKPELPVGWSGIREGIAKVLQLKSVPPKKVKSAPCQEVVLKGDEVDLGLLPGLQVWPDDGGIFHNFGLTHTKHPETGKRNLGLYRLQQHSKNTLGMHWQIHKDSTAHHAVAERRGERLPVAVAIGCDPVVSYAASAPLPADIDEYLFAGFLKGERIEMVDCVTVPLQVPAEAQIVLEGYLEPGERLPEGPFGDHTGYYTPVEPFPVLHIECMTMRKKPIYQSIVTSKPPQEDHGLGKATERIFLPLAKILIPDIVDYDMPASGVFHNCLIVSIRKRYPKHAQKVMSAIWGAHLLSLVKLIVVVDEDVDVHDYNEVAFRAFGNVDYGRDLLLTEGPVDHLDHSSYQQFWGGKAGVDATRKLPSEGYSRGWPEEMTMSPEVVGLVDKRWKEYGL comes from the coding sequence ATGGCGCCGCGTGGATTCCCCTATGCCGATCTGCAGAGCTTCATCGCCGCCCTGGAGGCCGCCGGTGAGCTGCGACGAGTCACCGTGCCGGTGGATCCGACGCTGGAGATCAGCGAGATCGTCACGCGGACCGTGCGGGCCGGTGGCCCGGCACTGCTCTTCGAGCGCCCGACCCGGGGCGACATGCCGCTGGTGATCAACCTGTTCGGCACCGAGAAGCGGATGGCCATGGCCCTCGGCGTGGACCGGCTCGACGAGGTCGGCGAGCGGATCGGCGCGCTGGCCAAACCGGAGCTGCCGGTGGGCTGGTCCGGGATCCGCGAGGGCATCGCCAAGGTGCTGCAGCTCAAGTCGGTCCCGCCGAAGAAGGTGAAGAGCGCCCCCTGCCAGGAGGTCGTGCTCAAGGGCGACGAGGTCGACCTGGGTCTGCTCCCCGGCCTGCAGGTCTGGCCGGACGACGGCGGCATCTTCCACAATTTCGGGCTGACCCACACCAAGCACCCGGAGACCGGTAAGCGCAACCTCGGCCTCTACCGGCTTCAGCAGCACTCGAAGAACACGCTCGGTATGCACTGGCAGATCCACAAGGACTCGACCGCGCATCACGCGGTGGCCGAGCGACGCGGCGAGCGCCTTCCGGTCGCCGTCGCGATCGGTTGCGATCCCGTGGTGTCGTACGCGGCGAGCGCCCCCCTGCCGGCCGACATCGACGAGTACCTGTTCGCCGGTTTCCTCAAGGGCGAGCGGATCGAGATGGTCGACTGCGTGACCGTCCCGCTGCAGGTCCCGGCCGAGGCGCAGATCGTCCTGGAGGGCTATCTGGAGCCCGGCGAGCGCCTGCCGGAGGGCCCGTTCGGCGACCACACCGGCTACTACACGCCGGTCGAGCCGTTCCCGGTGCTGCACATCGAGTGCATGACCATGCGGAAGAAGCCGATCTACCAGTCGATCGTCACGTCGAAGCCGCCGCAGGAGGACCACGGTCTCGGCAAGGCCACCGAGCGGATCTTCCTGCCGCTGGCGAAGATCCTGATCCCGGACATCGTCGACTACGACATGCCGGCCTCGGGTGTCTTCCACAACTGCCTGATCGTGTCGATCCGCAAGCGCTACCCCAAGCACGCGCAGAAGGTGATGAGCGCGATCTGGGGCGCCCACCTGCTGTCCCTGGTCAAGCTGATCGTGGTGGTCGACGAGGACGTCGACGTGCACGACTACAACGAGGTCGCGTTCCGGGCCTTCGGCAACGTCGACTACGGTCGCGACCTGCTGCTCACCGAGGGGCCGGTGGACCACCTGGACCACTCGTCCTACCAGCAGTTCTGGGGCGGGAAGGCGGGTGTCGACGCCACCCGTAAGCTGCCGTCCGAGGGCTACTCCCGGGGTTGGCCGGAGGAGATGACCATGTCCCCCGAGGTGGTCGGTCTGGTCGACAAGCGGTGGAAGGAATACGGGCTGTGA